In Amycolatopsis coloradensis, one genomic interval encodes:
- a CDS encoding NAD(P)/FAD-dependent oxidoreductase — MKHRIVVLGAGYAGANAAGRLAKRLHPADTEITLVNADPEFVERVRMHQLATGQDLKPRLLTDVFAGTGVRVRTARVTAVDTEHKTVALSDGEIAYDTLVYALGSAAADCGVPGVAEHAHHIDGKGSALRLRDRLAALAAGGTVLVVGGGLTGIEAVTEIAEARPDLEVSFAVRGGLGAWMSEKAQRHLRGTFDRLGITVHEDTDITSVGRAGAMTADGRAIPAEVTVWTAGFAVHPIAAATTLEVSETGQIVVDDTMRSVSHAGVYAVGDAALARGLNGMPLRMSCASGVPTAYRAADAIVAVLTGGSLPENKIGYTGQCVSLGRRDAVVQWVTPDDRPKDSALTGKTAARLKEIICKAAAWSISHPTSMLPARRRRVVPAEQPVTV; from the coding sequence ATGAAGCATCGAATCGTCGTCCTCGGAGCCGGGTACGCCGGAGCCAACGCCGCCGGGCGCCTCGCCAAGCGGCTGCACCCCGCCGACACCGAGATCACCCTCGTCAACGCCGATCCCGAGTTCGTCGAGCGGGTCCGCATGCACCAGCTCGCGACCGGCCAGGACCTGAAGCCCCGCCTGCTGACCGACGTCTTCGCGGGCACTGGCGTGCGGGTGCGGACGGCGCGGGTCACCGCCGTCGACACGGAACACAAGACCGTCGCTCTCTCCGACGGCGAGATCGCCTACGACACACTCGTCTACGCGCTCGGCAGCGCGGCCGCGGACTGCGGCGTTCCCGGCGTCGCGGAACACGCTCACCACATCGACGGCAAGGGTTCCGCGCTGCGGCTGCGCGACCGTCTCGCCGCCCTGGCGGCGGGCGGGACCGTGCTCGTCGTCGGCGGAGGCCTTACCGGCATCGAAGCCGTCACGGAGATCGCGGAAGCGCGGCCGGATCTCGAAGTCTCCTTCGCGGTCCGCGGCGGCCTCGGCGCCTGGATGAGCGAGAAGGCCCAGCGTCATCTGCGCGGGACCTTCGACCGGCTCGGCATCACCGTGCACGAGGACACCGACATCACGAGTGTCGGGCGGGCCGGCGCGATGACCGCGGACGGCCGCGCCATCCCGGCCGAGGTGACCGTCTGGACGGCGGGCTTCGCCGTCCACCCCATCGCCGCCGCCACGACGCTGGAAGTCTCCGAAACGGGACAGATCGTCGTGGACGACACGATGCGGTCGGTCTCGCACGCGGGCGTCTACGCCGTCGGCGACGCCGCGCTCGCGCGGGGCCTGAACGGCATGCCACTGCGCATGTCCTGCGCCTCGGGAGTGCCCACGGCCTACCGCGCGGCCGACGCCATCGTCGCCGTCCTGACCGGAGGCTCGCTCCCCGAGAACAAGATCGGTTACACCGGCCAGTGCGTCAGCCTCGGCCGCCGCGACGCCGTCGTGCAGTGGGTGACCCCGGACGACCGGCCCAAGGACTCCGCGCTCACCGGCAAGACGGCCGCACGCCTCAAGGAGATCATCTGCAAGGCCGCGGCCTGGAGCATCTCGCATCCGACGTCGATGCTCCCGGCCCGTCGCCGTCGCGTCGTCCCGGCCGAGCAGCCCGTCACTGTCTGA